A single genomic interval of Bacillota bacterium harbors:
- a CDS encoding ABC transporter permease produces the protein MSATEKSTVTPATTTVPAPEWKPTRKKVSWWSSIRVQVLSVGTFMILWQLLARNLNPILMPTPSLVVNAYADLIHKGALQKAFMVSLSDMGYGYIIAVVIGSILGVLMGRFKTVEKIISPYVSFFMATPTVALVPLVIIWFGFSQPARVFLVATVAIWPVAINTAMGVKVLPRVLREVGWAFRLTEAQFIRWVALPNAVPYILAGLRVALGRAVVGMIVAEMTMELVGLGGLVMVYGNAFKTAHLIAGVITSAVFAVFASVVMDVIRDKFFPWIKGASG, from the coding sequence ATGAGCGCGACCGAGAAGAGCACCGTAACCCCGGCGACCACCACCGTGCCGGCGCCGGAGTGGAAACCGACCCGTAAGAAGGTCAGCTGGTGGTCCAGCATCAGGGTGCAGGTCCTGTCGGTCGGCACCTTCATGATCCTCTGGCAGCTCCTGGCCCGGAACCTCAACCCGATCCTGATGCCCACGCCGAGCCTGGTGGTCAACGCCTACGCCGACCTGATCCACAAGGGAGCCCTCCAGAAGGCTTTCATGGTCAGCTTGTCGGACATGGGCTACGGCTACATCATCGCCGTCGTCATCGGTTCCATCCTCGGGGTCCTGATGGGACGCTTCAAGACGGTGGAGAAGATCATCTCGCCTTACGTCAGCTTCTTCATGGCCACACCGACCGTGGCCCTGGTGCCGCTGGTCATCATCTGGTTCGGTTTCAGCCAGCCGGCCCGGGTCTTCCTGGTGGCCACGGTGGCCATCTGGCCGGTGGCCATCAACACGGCCATGGGGGTCAAAGTCCTCCCGCGGGTGCTGCGTGAAGTGGGCTGGGCCTTCCGGCTCACCGAAGCCCAGTTCATCCGGTGGGTCGCCCTCCCCAACGCCGTGCCTTACATCCTGGCCGGTCTGCGGGTCGCCCTGGGACGGGCCGTGGTCGGCATGATCGTCGCCGAGATGACCATGGAGCTCGTCGGTCTGGGCGGCTTGGTGATGGTCTACGGCAACGCCTTCAAGACCGCTCACCTGATCGCCGGGGTCATCACCTCGGCCGTCTTCGCCGTCTTCGCCAGCGTCGTCATGGACGTCATCAGGGACAAGTTCTTCCCATGGATCAAGGGAGCCTCGGGCTAG
- a CDS encoding FadR/GntR family transcriptional regulator, which produces MFKPFGGVRKAEHVVQQVLETIQAGGLNPGDKLPEENAMAAQFEVSRNCIREALRILETMGAVAVRHGRGCFVMSAADPAEPPKILLSWLKAFESEVLDLLEVREAMEAKAARLAAGRATPEDLAELERLADEMADGVKAGTFDSEALARLDRAFHTSLARASHNTFLLKLGPGTWAAADRRAVFAMEGRDLLSARQHQEISAAIAARDPAAAETAVSRHIRDVIDQVRALSPKAGAGRDNEGRKAAAGSASDAEPKTT; this is translated from the coding sequence GTGTTCAAACCTTTTGGCGGGGTGCGAAAAGCCGAGCACGTCGTCCAGCAAGTGCTGGAGACGATCCAGGCGGGCGGGCTGAACCCCGGCGACAAATTGCCGGAGGAGAATGCCATGGCCGCTCAGTTCGAGGTCAGCCGCAACTGTATCCGGGAGGCCCTGAGGATCCTTGAGACGATGGGCGCGGTCGCAGTCCGCCACGGGCGGGGCTGCTTCGTTATGAGCGCCGCCGACCCGGCCGAGCCGCCGAAGATCCTTCTCTCCTGGCTGAAAGCCTTCGAGTCGGAGGTTCTGGACCTCCTCGAGGTGCGGGAAGCGATGGAGGCCAAGGCGGCCCGTCTGGCCGCCGGCCGCGCCACCCCTGAGGACCTGGCCGAACTGGAGCGACTGGCCGACGAGATGGCCGACGGGGTCAAGGCCGGGACCTTTGATTCGGAGGCCCTGGCCCGGCTCGACCGGGCCTTCCATACCTCGCTGGCCCGGGCCAGCCACAATACCTTTCTATTGAAGCTGGGTCCGGGGACCTGGGCGGCCGCCGACCGACGGGCGGTCTTCGCCATGGAGGGCCGGGACCTTCTCTCGGCCAGGCAGCATCAGGAGATCAGCGCGGCCATCGCCGCGCGGGATCCCGCGGCCGCTGAGACCGCGGTCTCGCGGCACATCCGCGACGTTATCGACCAGGTCCGGGCCCTCAGCCCCAAGGCTGGGGCGGGCCGGGACAACGAGGGCCGGAAGGCGGCCGCGGGGTCGGCCAGTGACGCAGAACCCAAGACTACCTGA
- a CDS encoding ABC transporter substrate-binding protein, giving the protein MVRVLVALLAMTMVASLVLSLSGCKKKPTVKGQTLKIAFSSAPDGIDVVGYKVAEILKAEGINVEYMYADGGPKAVQALLAGQAEVVATSLEDIVNAGLYGFALNRPKNLYTLVGSKSIKTLEDLKGKNLGAADPGSIANIIADAIFTKHNIPLDAVKRIQIGGNSARSSALLAGKVDAVWVYGGNYLKLRREGFTTLTTLVADYPGVHDDMWAAKKEWLDAHPDLAVAICKAQIAAAKWFKDKPDEWLALAKSKVEALDEVDAKELYNVLKENDMYPVDGLLTMETIKTTADFLIKAQSIPDKPVETWATDKYMNQARKELGITK; this is encoded by the coding sequence TTGGTCAGGGTCCTAGTCGCGCTGCTCGCAATGACGATGGTCGCCTCTCTCGTCCTGTCCCTTTCCGGTTGCAAGAAGAAGCCCACGGTCAAGGGCCAGACCCTGAAGATCGCCTTCAGCTCCGCCCCTGACGGGATCGACGTCGTCGGCTATAAGGTCGCCGAGATCCTCAAGGCGGAAGGGATCAACGTCGAGTACATGTACGCCGACGGCGGGCCCAAGGCCGTGCAGGCCCTTCTGGCGGGCCAGGCCGAAGTGGTCGCCACTTCCCTCGAGGATATCGTCAACGCCGGTCTCTATGGCTTTGCCCTGAACCGGCCGAAGAACCTCTACACCCTGGTCGGCTCGAAGAGCATCAAGACCCTCGAAGACCTTAAGGGCAAGAACCTTGGCGCGGCCGACCCCGGCTCGATCGCCAACATCATCGCCGACGCCATCTTCACCAAGCACAACATCCCTCTGGATGCGGTCAAGCGGATCCAGATCGGCGGCAACAGTGCCCGGTCGTCGGCCCTCCTGGCCGGCAAGGTCGACGCGGTGTGGGTCTACGGTGGTAACTACCTGAAGCTGCGGCGCGAAGGTTTCACGACCCTGACCACCCTGGTCGCCGACTACCCCGGGGTTCACGACGATATGTGGGCGGCCAAGAAGGAATGGCTCGACGCCCATCCTGACCTGGCCGTGGCCATCTGCAAGGCGCAGATCGCCGCCGCCAAGTGGTTCAAGGACAAGCCGGATGAGTGGCTGGCCCTGGCCAAGAGCAAGGTCGAGGCCCTCGATGAAGTCGACGCCAAGGAACTTTACAACGTCCTCAAGGAGAACGACATGTATCCGGTCGATGGCCTCCTGACCATGGAGACCATCAAGACCACGGCCGACTTCCTGATCAAGGCCCAGTCGATTCCCGACAAGCCGGTCGAGACCTGGGCCACCGATAAGTACATGAACCAGGCCCGGAAGGAGCTCGGCATCACCAAGTAG
- a CDS encoding NAD/NADP octopine/nopaline dehydrogenase family protein — MRVAVLGGGNGAFITAADLAGRGHQVRIFEVPEFAKALDGVRERGGIELEVRGNLDLPAGFFPVEATADAARAVEGAEAVLLVVPAFGQKRFAQLVAPYLKDGQVVMMSPGNFGGAIEFARTLKESGCKGRPIIMESECMIYSGFKGGPSSAWVSGFKNGMKAAAFPAVDGERGIKVLKQIYPLVQLADDVIETGLGNVNTVFHAPILVLNAGRVESDKDEFLFYWEGCSPSVGRVVEGVEAERLAIGRALGTKLPPFLEVMLGWYGHQGAKGETLAKVMATNPAYEWDTAPRNLRHRFLMEDIPYGMVPMEELGRLVGVRTPLTTAVIELACELLGEDLRVKARGLSYLGLAGLNKEQFMEVMKTGKGYWPAGR; from the coding sequence ATGCGTGTCGCCGTACTGGGCGGAGGAAATGGAGCCTTCATCACCGCGGCCGACCTGGCGGGTCGTGGTCACCAGGTAAGGATCTTCGAGGTGCCGGAATTCGCCAAGGCCCTCGACGGGGTCAGGGAGCGCGGGGGGATCGAGCTCGAAGTCCGCGGGAACCTCGACCTTCCGGCCGGATTCTTCCCGGTCGAGGCGACCGCCGACGCGGCCAGGGCGGTCGAGGGGGCCGAGGCCGTCCTCTTGGTCGTTCCGGCCTTCGGGCAGAAGCGTTTCGCCCAGCTCGTCGCGCCCTACCTCAAGGACGGCCAGGTCGTCATGATGAGCCCGGGGAACTTCGGCGGGGCCATCGAGTTCGCCCGGACCCTCAAGGAGAGCGGCTGCAAAGGCCGGCCGATCATTATGGAGAGCGAGTGCATGATCTACTCTGGCTTCAAGGGCGGCCCGTCATCGGCCTGGGTCAGCGGGTTCAAGAACGGGATGAAGGCGGCCGCCTTCCCGGCCGTCGACGGCGAGCGGGGGATCAAGGTCCTGAAGCAGATCTACCCCTTGGTCCAGCTGGCCGACGATGTCATCGAGACCGGGCTCGGCAACGTCAACACCGTCTTCCACGCGCCCATCCTGGTCCTCAACGCCGGCCGGGTGGAGTCGGACAAGGACGAGTTCCTCTTCTACTGGGAGGGCTGTTCACCGTCGGTCGGCCGGGTGGTCGAAGGCGTCGAAGCCGAACGCCTGGCCATCGGCCGGGCGCTCGGGACCAAGCTTCCGCCGTTCCTCGAGGTCATGCTCGGCTGGTACGGCCATCAGGGGGCTAAGGGCGAGACCCTGGCCAAGGTCATGGCCACCAACCCGGCCTATGAATGGGACACCGCCCCGCGCAACCTGCGTCACCGCTTCCTGATGGAGGACATCCCCTACGGGATGGTCCCCATGGAGGAACTCGGCCGCCTGGTTGGAGTGAGGACCCCGCTCACCACCGCCGTCATCGAGCTGGCCTGTGAGCTCCTCGGCGAGGACCTGCGGGTCAAGGCCCGCGGCCTGAGCTACCTTGGCTTGGCCGGGCTGAACAAGGAGCAGTTCATGGAGGTCATGAAGACCGGCAAGGGCTATTGGCCGGCCGGCCGCTGA
- a CDS encoding S8 family serine peptidase translates to MNLGTLFRRVAPQGLVGRLASPRVPGQVLVKFYPEATNFHMNTAHRSVGAKVMGRLDKVGTQVVSVPCGQERRYVGLYARRKVVCFAEPNYLVHALYTPNDPYLVGTYESSHDGAMAQYWLPKIAALEAWDGVKSLTNGPILAIVDTGIDYNHPDLASKMVRDASGKVIGHNFIDGTDDALDDNGHGTHCAGIAAAATDNAVGVAGVSFNAVRLMPVKVLDKGGSGSVANVAAGVTWASDHGAKIISLSLGASTYSQTLQDAIRHAHSEGAIVVAAAGNDGRAIANYPGANLYALGVAATGPDDLCAGFSNWNIGVGVAAPGVAILSTLPSHQVDLNSYGYRQDYDCLDGTSMATPVVSGLLGLLLAAQAGIDPGEAVGRLQATARNVAATAGDGWGTHYGYGRVDVQACLAGAARQGKVGSIYGQVVNGYGIPVKFGKVSANGKSTRTGFDGMFRLANLPAGTHSLTGGRGCPRSKRTAGTTVEVKPGRDTLVTLTVKG, encoded by the coding sequence ATGAACCTCGGCACCCTGTTCCGGCGGGTCGCCCCGCAAGGGCTTGTCGGGCGCCTCGCCTCACCCCGAGTGCCCGGCCAGGTCCTGGTGAAGTTCTACCCGGAGGCCACGAACTTCCACATGAACACGGCCCACCGGAGCGTCGGCGCGAAGGTCATGGGCCGCCTCGACAAGGTCGGGACCCAGGTGGTGAGCGTTCCATGCGGCCAGGAGCGCCGCTATGTCGGCCTCTATGCCCGGCGCAAGGTGGTCTGTTTCGCCGAGCCGAATTACCTCGTCCACGCCCTCTACACGCCGAACGACCCATACCTTGTGGGGACCTATGAGAGCTCGCACGACGGGGCGATGGCCCAGTACTGGCTGCCGAAGATCGCCGCCCTGGAGGCCTGGGACGGAGTCAAGTCCTTGACCAACGGGCCGATCCTGGCCATCGTCGACACCGGTATCGACTACAATCACCCCGACCTGGCTTCCAAGATGGTCAGGGACGCCTCGGGGAAGGTCATCGGGCACAACTTCATCGACGGCACCGACGACGCCCTCGACGACAACGGTCACGGCACCCATTGCGCGGGCATCGCCGCGGCGGCCACCGACAACGCCGTCGGGGTGGCCGGGGTGAGCTTCAACGCGGTCAGGCTGATGCCGGTCAAGGTCCTCGACAAGGGCGGCAGCGGGTCGGTGGCCAACGTCGCGGCCGGCGTGACCTGGGCCTCCGATCATGGGGCCAAGATCATCAGCCTGAGCCTCGGCGCCTCGACCTACTCGCAGACGCTACAGGACGCCATCCGGCACGCCCATTCGGAGGGGGCCATCGTCGTCGCCGCCGCCGGCAACGACGGTCGGGCCATCGCCAACTACCCCGGGGCCAACCTTTACGCCCTGGGCGTGGCGGCGACCGGCCCGGACGACCTCTGCGCCGGCTTCTCCAACTGGAACATCGGGGTCGGCGTGGCCGCTCCCGGTGTCGCCATCCTATCGACCCTGCCGAGCCATCAGGTCGACCTGAACAGCTACGGTTACCGGCAGGACTATGATTGCCTCGACGGGACGTCCATGGCCACGCCCGTGGTCAGCGGCCTCTTGGGACTGCTCCTGGCGGCCCAGGCCGGAATCGACCCGGGTGAGGCCGTCGGCCGGCTCCAGGCCACGGCCAGGAACGTGGCCGCCACCGCCGGAGACGGTTGGGGTACCCACTACGGCTACGGTCGGGTCGACGTCCAGGCCTGCCTGGCCGGGGCCGCCCGCCAGGGCAAGGTCGGTTCGATCTATGGGCAGGTCGTCAACGGATACGGCATCCCGGTCAAGTTCGGCAAGGTCTCGGCCAATGGCAAGTCCACCCGCACCGGCTTCGACGGCATGTTCCGCCTGGCCAACCTGCCGGCCGGGACCCACAGTCTCACCGGTGGCCGCGGCTGCCCGCGGTCAAAGAGGACGGCCGGCACGACCGTGGAAGTCAAGCCGGGCCGAGACACTCTGGTCACGCTGACCGTCAAGGGCTGA
- a CDS encoding ABC transporter ATP-binding protein has translation MNLKIRPNEFVCLLGHSGCGKTTLLKIMDGMIPTDEGQVLLSGRPLTESLNDVGFVFQDVGLFAWRNVLDNVALGLQARRVNKAERDKVAKEHLKAVGLEKWGHYFPYQLSGGMQQRVGLARALSTSPKVLLMDEPFGAVDAMTRHTLQVELARIWEQSRVTVVFVTHDVDEAIFLADRVIVMGEAKVIKSVDVDVPRPRWNEASRASARYVEIRAELIRTLEGGDTTGGGAQ, from the coding sequence ATCAACCTGAAGATCAGACCGAACGAGTTCGTCTGCCTTCTGGGCCACAGCGGTTGCGGCAAGACGACCCTGCTGAAGATCATGGACGGGATGATCCCCACCGACGAGGGCCAGGTCCTCCTGTCAGGCCGGCCGCTCACCGAGTCCCTGAACGACGTGGGCTTTGTCTTCCAGGACGTGGGGCTGTTCGCCTGGCGCAACGTCCTCGACAACGTCGCCCTCGGACTTCAGGCCCGCCGGGTCAACAAGGCGGAACGTGACAAGGTCGCCAAAGAGCACCTCAAGGCGGTCGGCCTGGAGAAGTGGGGCCATTACTTCCCCTATCAACTGTCAGGCGGCATGCAGCAGCGCGTCGGGCTGGCCCGGGCCCTATCCACGTCGCCCAAGGTCCTCCTCATGGATGAGCCCTTCGGGGCGGTCGACGCGATGACCCGCCACACCCTTCAAGTCGAGCTGGCCCGCATCTGGGAGCAGTCCCGGGTCACCGTGGTCTTCGTCACCCATGACGTCGACGAGGCCATCTTCCTGGCAGACCGGGTCATCGTCATGGGGGAGGCCAAGGTCATCAAGTCGGTCGATGTCGACGTCCCTCGGCCGCGTTGGAATGAGGCCTCCCGGGCGAGCGCCCGCTACGTCGAGATCCGGGCTGAGCTGATCCGCACCCTCGAGGGCGGAGACACGACGGGGGGTGGCGCCCAATGA
- a CDS encoding FadR/GntR family transcriptional regulator yields MLFRPVQAVSNSRQVAEQVKRLIDEGTLTPGDRLPSERELAVQFGVSRATIREAVRSLSTLGLLEVRQGVGTLVSHHATTLEDPAYWAPWLSDHREDVMALLEVREALEVKATKLAAEAVAKGSPGVAEHLVALAKNVADMEDAARRVDVSTLERFDLEFHVILGQMSGNRYLLRLAKSINHVFPDRRAVLALPGRAAQSLEEHRRIASAIQEGRPAEAGQAYSDHLRSLQATIEEIEGE; encoded by the coding sequence TTGCTGTTCCGGCCGGTGCAGGCCGTGAGCAACTCGCGCCAGGTGGCGGAGCAGGTGAAGAGGCTGATCGACGAGGGGACCCTGACCCCGGGGGACCGGCTCCCGTCCGAACGGGAACTGGCCGTTCAGTTCGGGGTCAGCCGAGCCACCATCCGTGAGGCCGTCCGAAGCCTGTCGACCCTGGGGCTCCTGGAGGTTCGGCAAGGGGTCGGAACGTTGGTTTCGCACCACGCCACGACCCTCGAGGATCCGGCCTACTGGGCGCCATGGCTGAGCGATCACCGCGAGGACGTCATGGCCCTCCTGGAGGTCCGCGAGGCCCTTGAGGTCAAGGCGACGAAGCTGGCCGCCGAGGCGGTTGCCAAGGGCTCTCCCGGGGTCGCCGAACACCTCGTCGCCCTGGCCAAGAACGTGGCCGACATGGAGGACGCCGCGCGGCGGGTTGACGTCAGTACGCTGGAACGGTTCGACCTCGAGTTCCACGTCATCCTGGGCCAGATGTCCGGCAACCGCTACCTGCTGCGCCTGGCGAAGTCCATCAACCACGTCTTTCCCGATCGCCGGGCGGTCCTGGCCCTTCCGGGCCGCGCCGCCCAGTCCCTCGAGGAGCACCGTCGGATCGCCTCGGCCATTCAGGAAGGACGCCCGGCGGAGGCCGGCCAGGCCTATTCGGATCACCTCAGGTCGCTGCAGGCGACGATCGAGGAGATCGAAGGGGAGTGA
- a CDS encoding thiamine pyrophosphate-dependent enzyme, with product MAAIAAERAGRRVLLMGNEAIARGAIEAGISLMAAYPGTPSSEIGEVLAKSAAETGMYVEWSTNEKVAFEVATGAALVGARAMVAMKNAGLNVAMDTFMTLSYTGVPSALIVVVADDPGAHYSSNEQDTRFAAAYAEIPCFEPANQQEAKDMVPEAVRLSEAIELPVFLRSVSRLSHASGDVRLGEPVAPVRKLGFNKHYELTYRWNVYGPPGAVDKHRWLHGALDKARAYVEETPWNRLTLTPGAKLGVITSGLGAAYVTEALDNLGVAHHMLRLGLAFPIPEKKVQKLLEASDVVLVVEEGDPVIEDQVSTIAARLSKAPAIKGKRNGGVLPLWGELNPDLADGAVRKVAALSAAEPTRSAKAVKAATSLVAARSSALCPGCSHLGSYWAVREVLRHIPGTHIVNGDIGCYEQAGYGVSSRPVQPTDARSQKYRIESPYEILDTLYVMGSGIGMAQGQAQAGYRDGKVLAVAGDSTFFHATLPAVANAAYSKAPITFLVFANCWTSMTGHQPNPTTGKSATAAEAPTIDIANACKALGISKVIEASAYDVKAAEAAIKEGVEFDGPSVVILKSECRLQFWRRQKNRKTTTAVNEDLCNGCRLCLQFGCPAITYDAARKKAGVDPDACTDCGLCSQICARHAFHGEVR from the coding sequence ATGGCAGCGATCGCAGCAGAACGGGCCGGCCGAAGGGTGCTTCTGATGGGCAACGAGGCCATCGCCCGGGGGGCGATTGAGGCGGGCATCAGCCTCATGGCCGCTTACCCCGGGACACCCTCGTCGGAGATCGGCGAGGTCCTCGCCAAGTCGGCCGCGGAAACCGGAATGTACGTCGAGTGGAGCACCAACGAGAAGGTGGCCTTCGAAGTGGCCACCGGGGCCGCGCTGGTCGGGGCCAGGGCGATGGTGGCGATGAAGAACGCCGGCCTGAACGTGGCCATGGACACCTTCATGACCCTTTCCTACACCGGCGTTCCCTCGGCCCTCATCGTCGTCGTCGCCGACGACCCCGGAGCCCACTACTCTTCCAATGAGCAGGACACGCGGTTCGCCGCGGCCTACGCCGAGATCCCCTGTTTCGAGCCGGCCAACCAGCAGGAAGCGAAGGACATGGTCCCCGAGGCCGTCCGCCTGTCCGAGGCCATCGAACTCCCGGTCTTTCTGCGCTCGGTCAGCCGCCTGTCCCACGCCAGCGGCGACGTCCGCCTCGGCGAGCCGGTCGCTCCCGTCCGCAAGCTCGGCTTCAACAAGCATTATGAACTGACCTACCGCTGGAACGTCTACGGTCCCCCGGGGGCCGTCGACAAGCACCGCTGGCTTCACGGGGCCCTGGACAAGGCCCGGGCCTACGTCGAGGAGACCCCCTGGAACCGCCTGACCCTCACCCCCGGCGCCAAGCTCGGGGTGATCACCTCCGGACTGGGCGCGGCCTACGTCACCGAAGCCCTTGATAACCTGGGCGTCGCCCATCACATGCTCCGCTTGGGTCTGGCCTTCCCGATTCCCGAGAAGAAGGTCCAGAAGCTCCTCGAGGCCTCCGACGTGGTCCTGGTGGTCGAAGAGGGCGACCCGGTCATCGAAGACCAGGTCAGCACGATCGCCGCGCGGCTGTCCAAGGCCCCGGCCATCAAGGGCAAGCGCAACGGCGGCGTCCTGCCCCTCTGGGGTGAGCTAAACCCGGACCTCGCCGACGGGGCCGTCCGCAAGGTCGCCGCCCTGAGCGCGGCCGAGCCCACCAGGTCCGCCAAAGCCGTGAAGGCCGCGACTTCGCTGGTCGCCGCCCGCTCGTCGGCCCTCTGCCCCGGCTGTTCCCATCTCGGCAGCTACTGGGCGGTCAGGGAAGTCCTCCGCCACATCCCCGGCACCCACATCGTCAATGGCGACATTGGTTGCTACGAGCAGGCCGGTTACGGCGTCTCCTCGCGCCCGGTCCAGCCGACCGACGCCCGTTCGCAGAAGTACCGGATCGAGTCCCCTTACGAGATCCTCGACACCCTCTACGTGATGGGCAGCGGCATCGGGATGGCCCAGGGTCAGGCTCAGGCCGGTTACCGGGACGGCAAGGTCCTGGCGGTGGCCGGTGACTCGACCTTCTTCCACGCCACCCTGCCGGCCGTGGCCAACGCGGCCTACTCCAAGGCCCCGATCACCTTCCTCGTCTTCGCCAACTGCTGGACCTCGATGACCGGCCACCAGCCGAACCCGACCACCGGCAAGAGCGCCACCGCCGCCGAGGCCCCGACCATCGACATCGCCAACGCCTGCAAGGCCCTGGGTATCAGCAAGGTCATCGAGGCTTCGGCCTACGACGTCAAGGCCGCCGAAGCGGCCATCAAGGAAGGCGTCGAGTTCGACGGGCCGTCCGTGGTCATCCTGAAGAGCGAGTGCCGCCTGCAGTTCTGGCGCCGCCAGAAGAACCGCAAGACGACCACCGCCGTCAACGAAGACCTCTGCAACGGCTGCCGGCTGTGCCTCCAGTTCGGCTGCCCGGCGATCACCTATGACGCGGCCCGCAAGAAGGCCGGCGTCGACCCGGACGCCTGCACGGACTGCGGCCTCTGCTCCCAGATCTGCGCCAGGCATGCCTTTCATGGGGAGGTGCGGTAG
- a CDS encoding tautomerase family protein, which produces MPAVIVEFWEGRTVEQKRRLVKAITKAMVDEAGSDPTHLHVIIHDVAKDSWGRNGKLGVDLMAEPKEAAAPAAPVPAAPAPAINRVSHLLLFVQDLDRALDFYVGLLGLQIRERTVRPDGRASASTIQGLGLTTFPAGEVKGKTVEHIAFRCPEGVEPIVEKLKAAGVAFDGPKRSPYGMSVYFRDPDGNRLECHDSTGV; this is translated from the coding sequence ATGCCGGCAGTCATCGTTGAGTTCTGGGAAGGTCGCACGGTCGAGCAGAAGCGCCGCCTGGTCAAGGCCATCACCAAGGCGATGGTCGACGAGGCCGGTTCCGACCCGACCCACCTGCACGTGATCATCCACGACGTGGCCAAGGATAGCTGGGGCCGCAACGGAAAGCTCGGGGTCGACCTAATGGCCGAACCGAAGGAGGCGGCCGCGCCGGCCGCCCCGGTGCCGGCCGCCCCGGCGCCGGCCATCAACAGAGTGTCCCACCTGCTCCTTTTCGTCCAGGACCTGGACCGGGCGCTCGATTTCTACGTCGGTCTCCTCGGGCTCCAGATTCGCGAGCGGACGGTCAGGCCCGACGGCCGGGCTTCGGCCTCGACCATTCAGGGGCTTGGCCTGACCACTTTCCCCGCCGGGGAAGTCAAGGGCAAGACCGTCGAACACATCGCTTTCCGCTGCCCCGAGGGGGTCGAGCCGATCGTCGAGAAGCTCAAGGCGGCCGGGGTCGCCTTCGACGGGCCGAAGCGCTCGCCCTACGGGATGTCCGTTTACTTCCGCGATCCGGATGGCAACCGACTGGAGTGTCACGATTCCACGGGTGTATGA